A region from the Flavobacterium enshiense genome encodes:
- a CDS encoding potassium channel family protein, protein MVKAKQYRLFNHLWDKEDGLLSMLVLLFIMHFLFIPLFGSYSFLKLAMQIFWVLFLLSGIFALETTKKQAKLISIIPVLFVVVGWISLFNTSNFIVVADFILSIAALLLLIILVLIKVFEPGPVTIFRVVGSVVVYMLMANLWSIIYLYIFQDIEGAFQITLPPFERNSLEANFLYFSYITITTTGYGEILPLHPIARSMVQMEAIFGVLYPVILIGRLVSDSNTPDLRKNKT, encoded by the coding sequence ATGGTCAAAGCAAAACAATATCGATTATTCAATCACTTGTGGGACAAAGAAGACGGGCTTTTAAGCATGCTGGTTTTGCTTTTCATCATGCACTTTCTTTTTATTCCGTTGTTTGGAAGCTATTCCTTTTTAAAGTTAGCCATGCAGATTTTCTGGGTGCTCTTTCTTTTGTCGGGTATTTTTGCATTGGAGACCACTAAAAAGCAAGCCAAACTGATTTCCATTATTCCTGTTTTGTTTGTAGTTGTTGGCTGGATCAGTCTTTTCAATACCAGTAATTTCATTGTGGTTGCCGACTTCATCCTTTCGATTGCAGCCCTTTTGCTGCTTATCATATTAGTTCTCATAAAAGTATTCGAACCCGGGCCTGTAACTATTTTCCGTGTAGTGGGATCGGTGGTGGTTTATATGCTGATGGCCAACCTCTGGTCTATTATTTATTTATATATATTTCAAGATATTGAAGGGGCATTTCAGATTACCCTGCCTCCATTTGAACGAAACAGTCTGGAAGCCAATTTTTTGTATTTCAGTTATATCACAATCACCACTACAGGTTATGGTGAAATCCTTCCACTGCATCCGATAGCGCGCTCCATGGTACAGATGGAAGCAATTTTTGGCGTGTTGTATCCTGTTATTCTGATCGGACGTCTGGTATCGGACAGTAATACCCCTGATCTCAGAAAAAACAAAACCTGA